In Toxotes jaculatrix isolate fToxJac2 chromosome 20, fToxJac2.pri, whole genome shotgun sequence, the following proteins share a genomic window:
- the emc9 gene encoding ER membrane protein complex subunit 9, with the protein MGEVELSCRAYVKMYLHACLFPRCSINGLLLSSSSAGGAVCVTDCVPLLHSHLPLAPITQLALTQVDVWCSQTQQRIVGYYQANACVSDSSPTPCALKIADKVAEQFDNAVLLMLDGSKMSPDYRVPPIVMYERKDSRWMLKDKHTIMLRQWEETRAIASQMLESGDHMLLVDFDSHLDDITKDWTNQKLNTKIAELASPVNGNI; encoded by the exons ATGGGTGAGGTGGAGCTGTCCTGTCGGGCTTATGTGAAGATGTACCTGCACGCCTGTCTGTTTCCGCGCTGCAGCATCAACGGCCTGCTGCTGTCGTCCAGCTCGGCAGGTggcgctgtgtgtgtgactgactgcGTACCGCTGCTTCACTCGCACCTGCCCCTGGCTCCCATCACTCAGCTGGCCCTCACGCAG GTGGACGTGTGGTGTTCACAGACTCAGCAGAGGATAGTGGGATACTATCAAGCCAACGCCTGCGTATCAGACAGTAG TCCGACGCCGTGTGCGCTGAAGATAGCCGATAAGGTTGCTGAGCAGTTTGATAATGCAGTTTTGTTAATG CTTGATGGTAGTAAGATGTCTCCAGACTATCGGGTTCCTCCCATCGTGATGTATGAGCGCAAAGATTCAAGATGGATgctcaaagacaaacacac GATAATGCTGAGACAGTGGGAGGAGACCCGGGCGATAGCCAGTCAGATGCTGGAGTCGGGCGATCACATGCTATTGGTGGATTTTGACAGCCACTTGGACGACATAACAAAGGACTGGACCAATCAGAAACTTAACACCAAGATAGCAGAGCTCGCCTCGCCGGTCAACGGGAACATCTAG
- the irf9 gene encoding interferon regulatory factor 9 → MAAGKMRSTRRLRSWIVEQVSSGKYPGLVWDDEAKTMFRIPWKHAGKQDFRKDEDAAIFKAWAEYKGKLTDGGQDNPASWKTRLRCALNKSPEFKEVMDRAQLDISEPYKVYRLVPFSEQGLVAPEKKGREKTSRRSKRRSSELESDDVSRDKQIKTEEVTSQQHVEDVLLQSDIIVETDEPVQHTASIPRDVVDEIRLDVRIEESVPAPQGDQDSFNVAVHYLGQEVLNRQIQGTDVRITYLPSSLSPPTPAVLKGRFPRVPLPEPPSTLPASPELQALFTLLPFMEKGVVLTSTPQGVYGKRFCQGRVFWTGPHMTTPGLQKMERNTEPVLLFSKDIFKQQLDQFRSNGGEPPQCNVILCFGEELSNTEDPSRKLIIVQITFPWAEQQVQNAQSIFESITILQTLASQSPLGEITLNLVTVPTSETITCGTL, encoded by the exons ATGGCAGCGGGAAAAATGCGCTCCACACGCAGACTACGCTCCTGGATCGtcgagcag GTCAGCAGTGGAAAATACCCCGGGCTGGTGTGGGACGACGAGGCCAAAACCATGTTCCGCATCCCGTGGAAACACGCGGGGAAACAGGACTTCCGCAAAGACGAGGACGCCGCCATCTTCAAG GCGTGGGCAGAGTACAAAGGAAAGCTGACAGACGGAGGGCAGGACAACCCGGCCTCCTGGAAGACCCGTCTGCGCTGTGCCCTCAACAAGAGTCCAGAGTTTAAGGAGGTGATGGATCGAGCCCAGCTGGACATATCTGAGCCGTACAAGGTCTACCGCCTCGTCCCCTTCAGCGAGCAGG gTTTGGTGGCTCCTGAAAAGAAAGGCCGCGAAAAAACGTCCAGGAGGtcgaagaggaggagcagcgaGTTGGAGAGCGACGATGTCAGTCGTGACAAGCAGATAAAGACGGAGGAGGTCACGTCTCAGCAG CATGTCGAAGACGTTCTGCTGCAGAGCGACATCATCGTCGAGACAGATGAGCCTGTTCAGCACACAGCCTCCATCCCGAGAGATG tggtcGATGAGATCAGGCTGGATGTGCGGATCGAGGAGAGCGTCCCTGCTCCTCAGGGAG ACCAGGACTCCTTCAATGTGGCCGTTCACTATTTAGGACAAGAGGTTCTCAACCGTCAGATCCAGGGAACTGACGTCCGGATAACGTACCTGCCTTCCTCCCTCAGTCCCCCGACGCCGGCCGTCCTCAAAGGCAGATTCCCACGCGTCCCTCTGCCCGAGCCGCCCTCCACGCTGCCGGCCAGCCCAGAGCTGCAGGCGCTGTTCACGCTGCTGCCCTTCATGGAGAAAGGAGTGGTGCTGACTTCCACGCCGCAGGGAGTGTACGGGAAGAGGTTCTGCCAGGGACGGGTGTTCTGGACGGGGCCACACATGACCACACCGGGGCTgcaaaagatggagagaaacacTGAGCCGGTGCTGCTCTTCAGTAAAGACATCTTCAAGCAAC AGCTGGACCAGTTCCGTTCGAACGGCGGCGAGCCGCCTCAGTGCAACGTCATTCTGTGTTTTGGAGAAGAGCTGAGTAACACGGAGGACCCGTCCAGAAAACTCATTATTGTTCAG ATCACTTTCCCGTGGGCAGAGCAGCAGGTCCAGAACGCTCAGTCCATCTTTGAGTCCATCACCATCCTCCAGACTCTGGCCAGTCAGTCTCCGCTGGGTGAAATAACTCTGAACCTGGTCACTGTGCCGACATCCGAGACCATCACCTGCGGGACGCTCTGA